CCTTGCTATTTCGTCAAATAATTCAGCGTGTTATGAGGCAAGATTGACGATGACACATTTTGAAACAAAAGCTCGTCTGGTCATCGTGTTGGAACAGATTTAAACTCACCCCAATGGATCCAAAGAGAACCTACAAGAGGGACACATCCATGAAAAAACTGTTATACCTCCTCAGCACCTTGCTGCTGGCTGCCGCAGTGACAGCTGGCGAAGGTCCCAAAATTACCGAACAGGCACAAGAATTTGTGTTGGATAACGGCATGCGTGTTGTGCTGCTCAAACATGGTAAAGCCCCCATGGTGGCCGCTGGCTGGGTAGCGCACGTCGGCTCCGCGAACGAACGACCGGGCATCACCGGTATTTCGCACCTGTTTGAACATATGATGTTCAAAGGCACGCCGACAATCGGCACCAAAGACTTTGCCCTAGATACAAAAATCCGCAAACAACTCGACCAAATTCGAGAAAAAATGTTTGCGCTCGAACGAAAGTTTCGTGACCAGGTGCGACTCGGCTTGTTTACCTCGCTTGATGAAGCGGCCAAAACCAACGAAGCCTACCAAGCGCTCAAAAAACAATTTGATGAATTAATCGCCAAGCAACGGAAGAATATGGTCAAGGACGAATTTGACCAGATTTACACTCAGGCTGGCGCCAACCGAATGAACGCTTTCACCAACCACGATATGACGGTGTATTTCATCCAGGTGCCCAAAAACAAACTGGAACTCTGGTTCTGGATGGAAAGTGAGCGCTTGCTGCACCCCGTCTTTCGCGAGTTTTATTCTGAGCGCGACGTCGTCTACGAAGAACGACGCATGCGTACAGAATCCACCCCCACCGGCGTTCAGGATGAAGTCTTTGAATCACTGTTTTGGCGCGGCCATCCCTATGCCTGGCCTGTCGTGGGCTGGCCTTCAGATATCG
This is a stretch of genomic DNA from Gammaproteobacteria bacterium. It encodes these proteins:
- a CDS encoding insulinase family protein → MKKLLYLLSTLLLAAAVTAGEGPKITEQAQEFVLDNGMRVVLLKHGKAPMVAAGWVAHVGSANERPGITGISHLFEHMMFKGTPTIGTKDFALDTKIRKQLDQIREKMFALERKFRDQVRLGLFTSLDEAAKTNEAYQALKKQFDELIAKQRKNMVKDEFDQIYTQAGANRMNAFTNHDMTVYFIQVPKNKLELWFWMESERLLHPVFREFYSERDVVYEERRMRTESTPTGVQDEVFESLFWRGHPYAWPVVGWPSDIAAITRQQAEAYYDLYYAANNLTAVIVGDIDVDQAKALAKKYFGRLKGQKTPPPDVVTMRTPQNGTVVYRAEVDDNASATLAYATTAFAGKDEPALSMLASVLNGRTGKLYKELVLKKKIATDVRA